Below is a window of Phoenix dactylifera cultivar Barhee BC4 chromosome 7, palm_55x_up_171113_PBpolish2nd_filt_p, whole genome shotgun sequence DNA.
CCAGTAGAAGATGAAGCGCCGCCTAAAATTTGTCCTGCTCAcgaatttaacaaaaaaaggaggatgaagaagagaaagCAAGCCTCCGAGCAGGCGTGAGTGAGAGATCTACCGTAGTCCTCGCCGAAAGCACCGACGACTAGAAATGGAAAATTAAGAAGAACCACCAGAAAATACTCAGAGGCACCTTCGGGAAAGATTAGATAACAGTCGAaggaaagtaaaatagagaaagaagaagagaaagactaTGGCGGCCAAATGAAGGTCCTTAGGGCTGGGTTGGtgtttatatagaccctcccAACGGATCGGATTGACAAGAGCAAGCCGCGCCTCCCATCCAGATCACACCACGTGCCAGCCTCGGAGATTAGCCCAGCATATCAACCTGGATCGCCACTTTAAAGGCGGAATGGGAGCAGCCATTTCTTCGAACACTGGAGTCCCATTATGAAGCCGCAATACAAATCGCCTCAGAAAACAGAAAGTCGCCTCGCGCCTTCATTAAAAACATCCAAAAGCGCCTTTTTCCCTcctttcgaaacgacaaaatgATTGGAAACCGTCTAACCTCATCAGCATGGTAGAATTAGCTACTTCCTTTGCCCGAGCTCGAAAACGGCTCAAACTCGAAAGTCAGGGGTAGTGTGGGGGAAAaagtggaccaccccacaaaatacaattaaagcacctgaATCCGACGGCAAGCATAATCTCAAGAAGAATGACCTCGACAAGAACAACCTCGGCAGGAATGACCTCGACGGGTATGACCTCGGAAGGCACGACCTTGGCAAGTATGACCTCGGTAGGCACGACCTCGGTACGCATGGTCTTGGTTGAGCAAAGCCCGATTGACCTCGAGCCAACCCTGACTCCACCAACAGTCAAGCCGATCCACTTAAGGAAAGGACTATCAAATCCTCCATATCCGGGATCAAATTCCGTAATTTCCGCCACAACGGCTGTCAATATTTGAATCCACGCAATCTCAACCGATCGCCAGCTAGCCCGAAATCTCGAATCATGTAAGGTAACTCATTTAAACCAAGATTTGCGTAATCACGTCTGATTGCGTGTAACCGCTACACCCCCTCTTATAAAAAGGGAGGGAACTCTAGGGAGAGGATCTTCTCCAGGGCTAGAAAAACACCTTTCCATTATCTCCAAAgcccctctctgacttaagcatcggaggaccCTCGCCGGAACCCCGACCAAAGGCTTTTTGCAGATTTGCCGGAGATAGCCATCCGCCACTGCATTGCAGCAAAAGCTCCCCCTCCTCGGCTCGCAGTCGCCTCCAGGTTTATTTTCCAACAACAATATGGATCTTGAATAAACCTGCAAATCCTTCCCAAACTCTCCCAAGAAGAATCTGAATGCAGCACAAAGATTAGGTCCCTTCATTGCCCTTGCTAATAATTCATCTATGTCACCTGATCCCGGAGGAAGGCCCTCATTCTGCTGCTGCAAGTATTAAACGTAAAAAAAAAGCCTAATCATCTAATCACATCCATTTCTCGACGCCTAGAAAGCTACATGCAGAAGAGTAACTAGAGAAGGGAAGATATGACAAAGGAAAGGGGTCAATCACTCACCCATGGCTGAACATGTTCTTTCTTTGATGACGAGGCTAACAGATTGCCACAATCTGTAGGAGAGGCATCTGGCCATTCAAGGAAGCTCAGCAAGAGCAGAACAGCTGGGCATTCAAATCGGCAAATATGGCTTTTTGATGTCTATTTCATTTAACTGATTTTAAAACCTTTCCTGTATCTTGCGGTATTCAAATCTTAATAAAGCTTCAGTTATTCCAGAAGATAGACAACAGAAGTGGCTAAGTCATCATATATCATAGGAAAGTAACTAAGAGATTGAACGTTGACCCATTTTTGTATATAAGAAACACATGTTGGTGATTACTGCACAGCAGCTAGCTTCAATCTTGAATGTAGGTGGACTAGAGTTCCAGCATAAAGGGGCATTATCTATACATGGATGAAATTTACATGACCAAACATGTATTACAGACAACCAAACTGACAGCAATATTAATCCTATATACCATCCAAGAGGGAATCCAGATCTGGGGTTACTACAACATGCCTATCAATGTTCCCAAGAATGCAACAGTGCTTCTCTTTAGTGTTTATTGCTGCAACATCCTGAGGAAAGATGCAGTTCACGCCTGGAGAAACCTGCAACCATAAAATAAATGTTAGAAAATGTATTTCGAGCTAGTGCCATTGCTTGGAGCTGTGGAATCTCTAAGCAACTACTGGAAAGGCATATAAGGTACATGTGCTAGGTTACATAAAGCCACTCTACACTGCAAATCAATATCCCAGTTTCCAAGCTATTGAATGTGACAGGGCGCTTAAACAGTACTAGGCCATCGGGCCAAGGAATGCCTGCAAATTTGGTACTGGCATCAACAGCATGCCCAATGGGAGATATTCCCATTGGGCATCCAGATATTTACAACTCAGGTAGGGCCCACCAAAAAGAGTACGCTTCAAGAACTGACAGTTCAATGAATCACCATCTGAAAGCTATGACCATGCAATTCTGTCTGGTCCAACCTGAATCCAGTGGATGAACCATTACCACCAGATACTGTAGTACCTTACTCTCAAGCCTACCTTACTGATACATGGCATCTGTCATTGACCTGGAATGAACTCTATGCTACAACTCCCAACCTCGATGATACCATGCCTGatagtaaataaataaagagtGTAAGATAGTCCCTGTTGAACTGTACTCACATCAAAAAGGGTGTCTCCCAGCTTCATCTTAACAATGCTACTCTTATACACCATCATTTTCCCCATGAATCCTGCAGGCAGCTCTTGCAAACCACATCCCTTCTCCAAGGCACTCTTTTGTCCTTCGATCTCTTTCCCCCTCCCACCAACAGCAGGCAACTTTTTGAATGGAAAAGATGCAGGTAGCTGGAAAAAGAGCATCCGTGGTTTCTTCTCACTTTCCTCCTGTCGTAGCAAATAAAAGAGTCAAAGTACTGCATATATTCATCCAAGGAGTACTGATAGGTACATACCAACAGACCAAGCTCTTCAGCTGGCTTAATACACGTCTCATCTTGAGTTAAACTTGCAGAAGCCTCCCCGAATTCCTCTTCATCAAGAACTTCTGCaggcaatcaatttttgatacaaTGAGTGATCATTTTTTAGCAAGACGGTTCTCGGAGCTAAATTAAGATCTACCTGGATCTATGTCATCTGACATCCTCAAAGGAAGAGTGACTGGAATATACGAGTCCTTTTTCTGCAGCAGCAAGTGCAAGCACAAACACAGCAATCCCTTGTTTTTATCAGTTTCATGCAGACATCATATTTAAGACAGAACAAACTCTGGTCACTCACCCATGGCTGAACATATTTTTTCTTCGATAATGGGGTGTCCATATCACTGCTATCTGCAGGGGAAAAAAAAGTATTCCATTGTTTGAGGATAGTAAACCATGTGCTAAGTCAAATCAGAAAATGAGATGGTTGTTGAACATGGGACCTTGATGTTTGCTTCCATCAATACTGCCAGGAGAAATGCCAAATGACCTTATAGATGTTGATTCACCTCCATTGATGTGCATTGGCTTCACTGCAAATTAGAGGATCATTGGTACAAGAACCATAAATTACATTATCATTTTAAGTACTGAGCCATCCTGGGTGATAGGTGGCATACCATACCGTCCCAGTATGTTACCAGGATGGTACGAGGGCTCAGTATGGCTGCTGTTCCGACTCCAATACTGTACGATGTGTCGGTATGGGAGCTGTACAAATAAGGTACCATAATGGACCCGATACCAAGACTTAAAACATTGATTTATGTACTGGTTTCTTACACAGGTTCAAACATATAGCACACAGAATCCAGTGAACAGATGGGTCTAGGAGGCTATAGATAATGCAGTTGAGAATAAAGGTTAAATAGCAGTTAACATACGAAGGTACTGAAAACGTCTTACATGATATAAAATTGAGTCACCAAATTCCTGCTCTAATACTGTGCGCCATTTATCCATCTTTGGTGCAGAAGAGGATATTAAACAAGGGTGAGAATTGTTAACCAAAGGATAAACCAAACCCACGTTCCCATCCTCTCATTCGGCCTTTCCAACagtcaaaaatattttcaaattttatcgGATTATATTTAAAGACTTGAGGCCAAATTGCAATCACATTCCAACAGGCGCATCCAAGATCAATCCCTCCAAAGATCAGCTTGTGAAAGAGGGGAAACATGAGTCTTCCGCTTGGTAAGAGATAGTTAGTGTTCCAAAATCAAACTCTTGCTTTGAATGGAACTTTGCCATCTTTGAACTTCTTGTATATCCACTAATCATAGTTTTGAAGTGCTAATATAGAACTATGGTTACCTGCTTATCTTTCTACAATAAATAAAACTAGGAATCGATTGTCCAattttaaaaatcatatttgaTGTGCAAAAATGTTGTTGTTCAGTAAGAACCAAAATTTTAGATGGTTCATGTGAAGAGCGTCAATAAGATTGTCTGCATACTGGTGTCCATAAGAAAAGTCGTACAGAAAAATGTTGAACTAGTGAGTACAGTAATATGACAAGCCCAGCAATGGCTTAAAAGACAGCTGGATTCTGAAAGTTCAAAGTTCTTGGGCAACAGATATGTTAGCATGAATGGCTTTCAGTTAAGGACAGTGCACTTGCTCAAGAAGACATACATATTTGATACATCAATCACtttcaactaaaaaaaattaacataTTTGCCTAGTTATCCCTTTGCATGTTTTGATGTCACAATATTCACAACTCCATTAAAGGATTGCAACATTTCTTAAGCAATAAGTTATATAAAGCCAAGGAAATGAGCTTctacattaggaagatcatGGATATTCAACAGTTGACAAATTTGACAATGAACTTTGATTATAAAGCCTTAACCATCTATTCAAGTTTGGCCTTATGAACCTCCTGACATCCAATTTCCAAAAACATGCATGTTCTTGAAGATTAGTATCTTCAATTATCCTTCTACAATTCCTATCCACTTTTATGTAGCCTCTGGGCCTTTCATGCAATCACAAGTCTAGACAGTATAAGTTCATCCCCATTGCTTCTTCCCCTATATGTGGGACCACAAAGTTACCACTAATTTAATCTTATAGTTTTTTTCTAGTTTTACCTCACAATCACCTTAAAAGTTCAGTCTTACAAGACAGTTTAATCCATACAACCTTGCTAGGCATACTATTGTCTTAATTTTACTCCAGTCTTCTTAGCATGCAGTTGTAATAATCTCCACCTTATCAATCCTCATCTTCATTTTCATTTACTGAACAATAAGGACAGCATAGGAAAAGCTTGTGCCTTTGGGCATCTTATTTGTCATTGAGTTTGACTAAAACCTCAACTGCATATATACTACTACTAATAGTTCTTGATATTCTTAtttttaaccataaatttatcaTAATTAGCCTCCAAAGAACCGCTCCATATTCTCAGAGGTTACACGCTCATGTTGCATTTGGTGCAAAACATTGCTTCGATGTTACAGTAACAGGGCACCATGCTAAATGCTGATTAAGTTATTTAATCATCCCAGAAAGATTTAGCACTATCAAAACAACATGTATTTTGATGAACACCCGATTACAAGCGCACAATGGCAAACATTATAGCTATTTAAGTTTGCATTAAAATTCATAGTGATGTATCTCCCATATGCCTTTCCCATATAAAGCAAATGATGCTTTGCTTCTTCCCCAAATTACTGTCCTAAGCACACAAGCTGTCATGCTCCTGATTGCTGTTtaattgaacatttttaaagctAGAACCGAGTTTTTGTAGTTTCAATTCTTTCACAAAATCTTATTGGGAAACCTCACTTATCCAAATTGACAAACATCACAAACCACTTTGACTGAGGTCTTAAGCTTTTCAAGTGGCTCGTGTTTTAGGAGCCTGTTACCATGAAAGGTGCCCAACAACTGCAAGTAGTCTATGAAGCTAGGACATTCGCCTAATGGTTTGATGGAGTGCTTCAAAAACTAATTTCCTTCTGGCTTCATTCTAGAGTATGGCATTGATGATGGAAAGATCATAACTCTGTCTTGAAGATGGCTTTTCCCTGATCTTTGAGGATCAAAGGTACATACTGACCTCTTTACACGCATACTACTCTAAATCTGTCAAACCCTCCTTTTAGTTGATGCCGGACTAATTTTAAAATGAGagcaggagaagaggagaagagaaggaggaagaaggagagaagaaggagaagggaggagaagagaagaagaggaaacgtgGGGAAAGAAGTCTTTTAATTCTgcattaaaaccctaatcagcttacaagttccctttaaatagggccccataagaacaattaaaataaaccccttacataaaataattccccacaaataagccctaaaatgaaaataagcccagaataaaataaaccacaaataaatccctaaacacaaataaacccagaaataacaataagcaaatatgcaaataaaatggggacctagctgatgtccccatcaactcctcccgggtgagaaaaactcgactcCGTCGAGTGTAAATCGGGGCgactgtcgtactgctccagaagatccgggtcaaggcgctgcaactcagctcgcgaaatccacgacacatctgattcgggtcgacctttccaccgaacaaggtaacgttggtagcttcctctcctggtagatataacctgctcatctaatatatgttctatgtgttctctgcgtgcatgaaactgtggaggtggaggctcactagcaggtgctagagcagggtgatcaacaacagtggatgtatcaacaaaaggatcagaaggaatgaatgttgatttcttgtatgggactaaatcttcaatattaaatgtcgcactaatcccatagtcttcaggaagatctacaacatacgcattcgaactgattttctttaggactttgaatggtcccgcactacgagattgcaactttttgaacgttCCCGCAGgaagtcgttcaggtctaattcttaccatgactgaatcacctacatttaattctttataacggcggtgcaaatcagcaaaggatttatattttaagttattagagtgaataagtttgctgatctcctgatgtaatgaatgcaggtgtgaagcaaatgattgtgcagactcagagactctatgttgatgagacatggggatcaagtctatgggttgcctaggtttataaCCATTCACCACTTCAAAATGACTCATGCCTATggtcctattgaccgaactattatatgcaaactcagcagttggtaacacgagatcccaagtcctagtatgctcacctaccagacatctgagaagactccctagacttcggttgacaacttcggtctggccatcagtttggggatgataggcagaggaaaattttaatttggtacccatcatgtgccaaagagttttccaaaaatagctcataaatttaacatcccta
It encodes the following:
- the LOC103696832 gene encoding DNA-directed RNA polymerase III subunit rpc4-like — protein: MGDKSNKTSVVPSRKPLKFTPKVPPHKRAKPAITDMKPLNEAENIVDKELLQRLKLSHEGLGRKSAKTPRKLKPMHINGGESTSIRSFGISPGSIDGSKHQDSSDMDTPLSKKKYVQPWKKDSYIPVTLPLRMSDDIDPEVLDEEEFGEASASLTQDETCIKPAEELGLLEESEKKPRMLFFQLPASFPFKKLPAVGGRGKEIEGQKSALEKGCGLQELPAGFMGKMMVYKSSIVKMKLGDTLFDVSPGVNCIFPQDVAAINTKEKHCCILGNIDRHVVVTPDLDSLLDGI